In Oscillatoria acuminata PCC 6304, a single window of DNA contains:
- a CDS encoding helix-hairpin-helix domain-containing protein codes for MTTDITTKEVRAQIEAIKIKVERNGHLTPIAQIAPVEVEGTKIEYATFLGSDRFTELNPQIGDTLLLCHGGTDKMAEVVGVIAEERSSGSQPFKMPTHCPECGSPVIRTSDDEISCLNSSCAPILPYSLLNWASRDAMEISGLGEKLAYQLIEHGLVKSIADLYELNADQLITLERMGKKSAKNLLKAIAKSKSLPWSRVLASLGIRHVGRATAQMLTQEFATVGNLAKAEITELEAIERISPEIAQSVYHWFRIQANQTLIERLSAAGLQLPSVALPEILDVPVAPETATQQVQPSPAPLDKEPVPMPAPSTSKTPSHAESPLDASAQELQTATERNAQLQSELEQATQHSGQLRSELEEIRTTLERAEQQTAQLQSELAESRQQLTQANQSESLESELAQKNTQLTQAQEQTAQLNAQLQEIQSALAASTRQTEELQTELEQSKQHSGELDSQLNQLRTELEQSKQHSGELDSQLTQLRTELEQSKQHSGELDSQLTQLRTELEQSKQHSGELDSQLTQVRTELEQSKQHSGELDSQLTQVRTELEQSKQHSEELDSQLTQLRTELEQSKQHSGELDSQLTQVRTELEQSKQHSGELDSQLTEVRTELEQSKQHSGELDSQLTQVRTELEQSKQHSGELDSQLTQVRTELEQSKQHSGELDSQLTEVRSQLAQVQQERSQIQSQLEERGERLQQLEGEKQDLQQQLSETRTQLLGVEEMRSHLQTELAQIKAENERAQQQRSDLETQLAKSHAAQSQLQGDLNETQEKLQRLLHDQSHSQSQVTQANSERSDVLSQLEAANQARSQLESQLALVRSQTPLLKTGVVLAFLFGSLIAWFSALAIY; via the coding sequence GTGACGACCGATATTACCACAAAAGAAGTCCGAGCGCAGATCGAAGCCATAAAAATTAAAGTTGAACGCAACGGCCATTTGACCCCGATCGCCCAGATTGCACCCGTCGAGGTAGAGGGTACTAAAATTGAGTACGCCACCTTCCTCGGCAGCGATCGCTTCACGGAGTTAAACCCCCAAATCGGCGATACCCTCCTGCTGTGTCATGGAGGAACCGATAAAATGGCGGAAGTGGTCGGGGTGATCGCAGAAGAACGCTCTTCCGGCAGTCAACCCTTTAAAATGCCCACCCACTGCCCAGAATGCGGATCCCCGGTCATCCGGACCAGCGATGATGAGATCAGTTGCCTTAATTCCTCCTGTGCTCCCATTCTTCCCTACAGCCTGCTCAATTGGGCCAGTCGAGATGCAATGGAAATTAGCGGATTGGGAGAAAAACTGGCCTACCAATTGATTGAACATGGACTGGTTAAATCCATTGCCGACTTGTACGAACTCAATGCTGACCAACTGATCACCCTGGAACGGATGGGGAAAAAATCGGCGAAAAACCTGCTCAAGGCGATCGCTAAATCCAAATCCCTCCCTTGGTCCAGAGTCCTCGCCAGTTTGGGTATCCGCCACGTCGGTCGTGCCACGGCGCAGATGCTCACCCAGGAATTTGCTACGGTCGGAAACCTCGCCAAAGCTGAAATCACCGAACTAGAGGCTATTGAGCGCATCAGTCCGGAAATCGCCCAGTCTGTCTATCACTGGTTCCGAATTCAAGCTAATCAAACCTTAATTGAGCGCTTATCCGCTGCTGGATTGCAACTGCCCTCGGTGGCATTACCCGAGATCCTCGATGTCCCCGTCGCCCCAGAAACCGCGACCCAGCAGGTCCAACCCTCCCCTGCACCCCTGGACAAAGAACCTGTTCCCATGCCTGCTCCTTCTACCTCAAAAACCCCCTCTCATGCAGAGTCCCCATTGGATGCCTCGGCTCAAGAATTACAAACCGCCACTGAACGCAACGCTCAATTACAATCAGAGTTAGAGCAAGCTACTCAGCATTCGGGTCAATTGCGATCGGAGTTAGAGGAAATTCGGACCACCCTAGAACGGGCCGAACAACAAACTGCACAACTCCAATCGGAATTAGCGGAAAGTCGGCAGCAGTTGACACAGGCGAATCAATCTGAATCTCTGGAATCGGAACTAGCTCAAAAGAACACCCAACTCACCCAAGCTCAGGAGCAAACGGCTCAATTAAATGCTCAGTTACAGGAAATTCAGTCCGCGTTAGCAGCATCTACTCGCCAAACTGAAGAACTCCAAACTGAGTTAGAGCAATCAAAACAGCATTCAGGGGAATTAGACTCTCAACTGAATCAGTTACGAACTGAGTTAGAGCAATCAAAACAGCATTCAGGGGAATTAGACTCTCAACTGACTCAGTTACGCACGGAGTTAGAGCAATCAAAACAGCATTCGGGAGAATTAGACTCTCAACTGACTCAGTTACGCACGGAGTTAGAGCAATCAAAACAGCATTCGGGGGAACTAGACTCTCAACTGACTCAGGTGCGAACTGAGTTAGAGCAATCAAAACAGCATTCGGGAGAATTAGACTCTCAACTGACTCAGGTGCGAACTGAGTTAGAGCAATCAAAACAGCATTCGGAAGAATTAGACTCTCAACTGACTCAGTTACGCACGGAGTTAGAGCAATCAAAACAGCATTCGGGAGAATTAGACTCTCAACTGACTCAGGTGCGAACTGAGTTAGAGCAATCAAAACAGCATTCAGGGGAACTAGACTCTCAACTGACTGAGGTGCGAACTGAGTTAGAGCAATCAAAACAGCATTCAGGAGAATTAGATTCTCAACTGACTCAAGTGCGAACTGAGTTAGAGCAATCAAAACAGCATTCAGGAGAATTAGATTCTCAACTGACTCAGGTGCGAACTGAGTTAGAGCAATCAAAACAGCATTCAGGGGAACTAGACTCTCAACTGACTGAGGTGCGATCGCAGTTAGCGCAAGTGCAACAAGAGCGATCGCAGATTCAATCCCAGTTAGAGGAACGGGGGGAAAGATTACAACAACTCGAAGGGGAGAAACAGGACTTGCAACAGCAACTCTCTGAAACGCGGACCCAGTTATTGGGAGTGGAAGAGATGCGATCGCACTTGCAAACCGAACTCGCTCAAATCAAGGCAGAAAACGAGCGCGCACAACAACAGCGATCGGACTTAGAGACTCAGCTTGCCAAATCCCATGCAGCACAGTCCCAACTCCAGGGGGATTTAAACGAAACCCAAGAAAAATTACAGCGCCTGTTGCACGATCAATCCCACAGCCAATCCCAAGTCACCCAAGCCAACAGCGAGCGATCGGATGTACTATCGCAATTGGAAGCTGCTAACCAAGCGCGATCGCAGCTAGAATCCCAACTCGCCCTCGTGCGATCGCAAACCCCCCTGTTAAAAACAGGAGTAGTTCTAGCATTCCTCTTCGGGTCCTTAATTGCCTGGTTCTCAGCCTTAGCCATTTACTAA
- a CDS encoding ferredoxin--nitrite reductase has product MTLATEKATTSLNKFEKIKAEKDGLDVKNQLEDFARIGWEAIDAGDRDHRLKWLGVFFRPVTPGQFMVRMRMPHGVMNSLQMRVLAEIVERYGDDGNADITTRQNLQLRGIRIEDIPDIFNRFKAAGMTSVQSGMDNVRNITGSPVSGIDKHELIDTQELVQKVQDMITNTGEGNPAFTNLPRKFNIAIGGCPDNSIHAEINDIAFVPAYKNGEIGFNVLVGGFFSAKRCEAAIPLNVWVPPNDDVVELCRAILEIYRDNGPRANRQKSRLMWLIDEWGLEKFRAEVEKECGKPLAEAAEKDEIVWEKRDHLGVFPQKQAGLNFVGLNVPVGRLFAPDMFELARLAEVYGNSEIRLTVEQNVIIPNIPDSRLEALLQEPILEKFSIDPAPLTRSLVSCTGSQFCNFALIETKNRALALVQELETELEIPKTVRIHWTGCPNSCGQPQVAEIGLMGTKTRKNGKTVEGVDLYMGGKVGKDAHLGSCVQKGIPCEDLKPVLRQLLVEQFEAKLKPGITQAIVDTPPASVESPEPPVAKASQPAVVAFVKSGKTISCDDSAPILEIAEREGIELDSSCRGGTCGTCKQKLISGEVRYENEPQALSDGDREQKYILTCSAHPVGPVEIDA; this is encoded by the coding sequence ATGACGTTAGCCACAGAAAAGGCCACAACGAGTTTAAATAAATTTGAGAAAATCAAGGCCGAAAAAGATGGACTTGATGTAAAAAATCAGTTAGAAGATTTTGCTCGAATTGGCTGGGAAGCAATCGATGCAGGCGATCGCGACCACCGGCTCAAATGGCTAGGGGTCTTCTTTCGCCCGGTGACTCCAGGTCAGTTCATGGTGCGGATGCGGATGCCTCATGGAGTCATGAATAGTCTGCAAATGCGAGTCTTGGCCGAGATAGTAGAGCGGTATGGAGACGATGGCAATGCAGATATTACGACCCGACAGAATCTCCAACTACGGGGCATCAGAATAGAAGATATTCCTGATATTTTTAACCGATTTAAAGCCGCAGGGATGACCTCGGTGCAGTCGGGAATGGATAACGTTAGAAATATTACTGGCTCTCCGGTTTCTGGGATTGACAAACATGAGTTAATCGATACTCAAGAGTTAGTCCAAAAGGTCCAAGATATGATTACCAATACCGGAGAGGGTAATCCTGCTTTTACCAACTTACCGAGGAAATTTAACATTGCGATCGGTGGATGTCCAGACAACTCCATTCATGCCGAAATCAATGATATTGCCTTCGTTCCGGCTTATAAAAATGGAGAAATTGGCTTTAACGTACTCGTCGGGGGCTTTTTCTCGGCGAAACGCTGTGAAGCGGCGATCCCGCTAAATGTGTGGGTCCCCCCCAATGATGATGTGGTGGAGTTATGCCGTGCGATTTTAGAAATTTACCGAGATAATGGCCCCCGAGCCAATCGGCAGAAATCTCGTTTAATGTGGCTAATCGATGAATGGGGCTTAGAGAAATTCCGGGCCGAAGTCGAGAAAGAGTGTGGAAAACCCCTGGCTGAAGCTGCTGAGAAAGATGAGATTGTTTGGGAAAAACGGGATCATCTGGGAGTGTTTCCTCAGAAACAAGCGGGCTTAAACTTTGTGGGGTTGAATGTTCCCGTGGGTCGGTTGTTTGCTCCCGATATGTTTGAGTTGGCTAGACTTGCCGAAGTGTATGGCAATAGTGAGATCCGGCTAACGGTGGAACAAAATGTCATCATTCCGAATATTCCCGATTCGCGGTTAGAGGCATTGTTGCAAGAACCGATTTTAGAGAAATTTAGTATTGATCCCGCACCTCTGACGCGATCGCTCGTTTCCTGCACAGGTTCTCAGTTCTGCAACTTTGCCTTAATTGAAACCAAAAATCGCGCTTTAGCCTTAGTTCAAGAACTGGAAACGGAATTAGAAATCCCCAAAACTGTGCGAATTCACTGGACTGGCTGTCCCAACTCCTGCGGACAACCCCAAGTGGCAGAGATTGGCTTGATGGGAACCAAAACCCGCAAAAATGGCAAAACCGTGGAAGGGGTAGACCTCTACATGGGAGGTAAAGTGGGCAAGGATGCTCATTTAGGTAGCTGTGTTCAAAAAGGCATTCCCTGCGAGGACCTTAAACCTGTATTGCGGCAGTTACTCGTCGAGCAGTTTGAGGCAAAACTGAAACCCGGGATTACTCAGGCGATTGTAGATACACCTCCGGCATCGGTGGAGTCACCCGAACCCCCAGTCGCGAAAGCCAGTCAACCGGCAGTTGTTGCCTTTGTCAAGTCCGGCAAAACTATTTCCTGTGACGACTCTGCCCCGATTTTGGAGATTGCTGAACGAGAGGGAATTGAACTCGATAGCAGTTGCCGGGGTGGAACTTGCGGGACTTGCAAGCAAAAACTGATCAGTGGAGAGGTTCGCTACGAAAATGAACCGCAGGCCCTGAGCGATGGCGATCGCGAGCAAAAATATATTTTGACCTGTAGCGCCCATCCCGTGGGTCCCGTGGAAATTGATGCCTAA